From Cyclopterus lumpus isolate fCycLum1 chromosome 2, fCycLum1.pri, whole genome shotgun sequence, a single genomic window includes:
- the LOC117743271 gene encoding mitogen-activated protein kinase kinase kinase kinase 4-like isoform X4, whose protein sequence is MANDSPAKSLVDIDLASLRDPAGIFELVEVVGNGTYGQVYKGRHVKTGQLAAIKVMDVTEDEEEEIKLEINMLKKYSHHRNIATYYGAFIKKSPPGHDDQLWLVMEFCGAGSITDLVKNTKGNQLKEDWIGYISREILRGLAHLHAHHVIHRDIKGQNVLLTENAEVKLVDFGVSAQLDRTVGRRNTFIGTPYWMAPEVIACDENPDATYDYRSDLWSCGITAIEMAEGAPPLCDMHPMRALFLIPRNPPPRLKSKKWSKKFFSFIEGCLVKNYTQRPPTDQLLKHPFIRDQPNERQVRIQLKDHIDRTKKKRGEKDETEYEYSGSEEEEEDPPEQEGEPSSIVNVPGESTLRRDFIRLQQENKERSEALRRQQLLQEQQLREQEEYKRQLLAERQKRIEQQKEQRRRLEEQQRREREMRRQQEREQRRREQEEKRRVEEMDRRRKEEEERRRADDEKRRNDREQDYIRRQLEEEQRHLEMLQEQLLREQAMLLEFKWRELEEQRKAERLHKRLQQEQAYLLSLQHESKQSPGNKTKLPSDHSSPPQTSTLPPSRVLTASPQARVLERTVSSRALQTAPSDSPKSQAAVPEKTDSDETCPSQLSNSPDPPQTPTDSEPPQAQGLEPDRPAEPVSDPPQPIREADERYRKNIQGSPQIAPPSKQPPLPPRSSEPFSNGGSSSEASAMHRPMEPQVQWSHLAALKSSNSAAPSPPPPPLPPPPPPVVSRSQSFSEPGGVNSNFAQLHLRSQDPHHHHPSPARTDPQPPLHHPQAHNRASGEEAPPKVPVRTTSRSPVLSRRESPLPSQPGNQGGQRSAAGNVEQRPLWDRVEKLQPRPGSGSSSGSSNSSSQASPGDRFRPRSSSKSEGSPLQRPENVPKKPDEKNLARPTRPAGDADLTALAKELRAVDDVRPPHKVTDYSSSSEDSGTTDEEDDEEVDQEAGEESTSGAEDSRAGYSHGFRRRLSNGETESAKTMLMEDSESDQGMTPSKDGTLVIRQSTVDIKQLVNLSSPSAGLVHVHGQPQTPSHGLAEKNGFAGRIHHLPDLIQQSHHSPSSSTTIPSSSSSSSSSSFPSSSSYASPAMSPQNSLDELTAMESQSESNSMSKHKSSSSFTPFIDPRLLQISPSSGSSLNNMAAFGPDGRLADPLKSDPSRKGSVVNVNPVNTRPPSDTPEIRKYKKRFNSEILCAALWGVNLLVGTESGLMLLDRSGQGKVYPLINRRRVQQMDVLEGLNVLVTISGKKNKLRVYYLSWLRNKILHNDPEVEKKQGWVNVGELEGCVHYKVVKYERIKFLVLALKNAVEVYAWAPKPYHKFMAFKSFGDLVHKPLLVDLTVEEGQRLKVIYGSCSGFHAVDVDSGAVYDIYLPTHIQTSIQCHAIIILPNTDGIELLVCYEDEGVYVNTYGRITKDVVLQWGEMPTSVAYIRSNQIMGWGEKAIEIRSVETGHLDGVFMHKRAQRLKFLCERNDKVFFASVRAGGASQVYFMTLGRTSLMSW, encoded by the exons GGACGACACGTCAAGACTGGACAGCTGGCTGCCATCAAAGTCATGGACGTCACAGAG gatgaagaggaggaaattaAACTGGAGATCAATATGCTGAAGAAGTATTCCCACCACAGAAACATAGCCACCTACTATGGTGCTTTCATTAAGAAGAGCCCCCCGGGACACGATGACCAGCTATGG TTGGTGATGGAGTTCTGTGGAGCTGGTTCGATCACAGACCTGGTGAAGAACACCAAGGGGAACCAGCTGAAAGAAGACTGGATCGGCTACATCTCCAGAGAGATCCTCAGG gGTCTGGCCCACCTTCATGCCCACCACGTTATCCACCGTGACATCAAGGGCCAGAACGTCCTGTTGACGGAGAATGCCGAAGTCAAACTAG TCGACTTTGGCGTGAGTGCTCAGCTCGACCGGACCGTGGGGAGGAGAAACACCTTCATCGGGACCCCTTACTGGATGGCCCCTGAGGTCATTGCTTGTGACGAGAACCCAGACGCTACATATGATTACAGA AGTGATCTCTGGTCTTGTGGAATCACAGCTATTGAAATGGCCGAAGGAGCACCAC CACTTTGTGACATGCACCCAATGCGTGCACTCTTCCTCATTCCAAGAAACCCTCCGCCCAGACTCAAGTCAAAAAAATG GTCCAAAAAGTTTTTCAGTTTCATCGAGGGCTGTCTGGTGAAGAACTACACACAGCGCCCCCCGACAGACCAGCTGCTTAAGCACCCCTTTATCCGGGACCAGCCCAACGAGAGGCAAGTCCGCATCCAGCTCAAAGACCACATCGACCGTAccaagaagaagaggggagagaaag ATGAGACGGAGTACGAGTACAGtggcagtgaggaggaggaagaggatccTCCAGAGCAGGAGGGAGAACCCAG CTCCATCGTCAATGTGCCAGGTGAGTCCACGCTGCGGCGCGACTTCATCCgcctgcagcaggagaacaaggagCGATCGGAGGCTCTCCGAcgccagcagctcctccaggagcagcagctccgggagcaggaggagtacaAGCGCCAACTACTGGCCGAGAGGCAGAAACGCATTgagcagcagaaggagcagaggaggcgGCTGGAGGAG CAACAGCGCCGCGAACGGGAGatgaggaggcagcaggagcGCGAGCAGCGTCGGCGCgagcaggaggaaaagaggcGCGTTGAAGAAATGGATCGTAGAcgcaaagaagaggaggaacgcCGGCGGGCTGACgacgagaagaggaggaacgaTCGCGAACAG GATTACATCAGAcgtcagctggaggaggagcagagacacctggagatgctgcaggagcagCTGCTCCGTGAACAggccatgctgctg GAGTTCAAGTGGCGGGAGCTCGAGGAGCAGCGCAAGGCCGAGCGACTCCATAAGCGCCTGCAGCAGGAGCAGGCCTACCTGCTATCGCTCCAGCATGAATCTAAACAGTCGCCTGGCAACAAGACCAAACTCCCCTCAGACCATAGCTCACCTCCACAGACCTCCACCCTGCCCCCCAGCAGAGTCCTCACCGCAAGCCCTCAAGCTCGGGTCCTTGAAAGGACCGTTTCCTCCAGAGCCCTTCAGACAGCCCCCTCAGACAGCCCTAAGTCCCAGGCGGCAGTGCCAGAGAAGACTGACTCTGATGAAACCTGTCCAAGCCAGCTCTCAAACTCACCCGACCCCCCTCAGACCCCCACTGACTCTGAACCTCCCCAGGCACAAGGTTTGGAGCCCGATAGGCCTGCAGAGCCTGTCAGCGATCCTCCTCAGCCTATCCGAGAG GCCGATGAGCGGTACCGTAAGAACATTCAGGGCTCCCCTCAGATTGCCCCTCCTTCCAAGCAGCCCCCTCTGCCTCCCCGCTCCTCTGAACCGTTCTCCAATGGCGGCTCCTCCTCCGAGGCCTCCGCCATGCACCGGCCCATGGAGCCTCAG GTCCAGTGGTCCCACCTGGCTGCTCTAAAAAGCAGCAACAGCGccgccccctctcctcctcctcctcctcttcctcctcctcctccgcccgtGGTCTCTCGCTCCCAGTCCTTCAGCGAGCCCGGCGGCGTGAACTCTAACTTTGCACAACTCCACCTGCGTTCCCAGGacccccaccatcaccacccATCGCCCGCACGCACTGATCCCCAACCTCCCCTCCACCACCCTCAGGCCCACAATAGGGCCAGCGGCGAGGAGGCACCTCCCAAG GTCCCAGTGAGGACAACATCCAGGTCTCCGGTACTGTCGCGCCGAGAGTCCCCTCTGCCATCACAGCCCGGCAACCAGGGTGGACAGAGGAGCGCTGCAGG TAATGTGGAGCAGCGGCCGCTGTGGGACCGAGTGGAGAAGCTGCAGCCTCGGCCAGGCAGCGGCAGCTCCTCCGGCTCCTCCAACTCCAGCTCCCAGGCCAGTCCCGGTGACCGCTTCCGACCACGCT CTTCCTCCAAATCTGAAGGATCGCCTCTCCAGCGGCCTGAAAATGTTCCCAAAAAACCAGATGAAAAGAACCTCGCCAGGCCAACTCGACCAGCT GGTGATGCG GATCTGACTGCTCTGGCCAAGGAGCTTCGTGCGGTAGACGACGTGAGGCCTCCCCACAAAGTCACCGACTATTCCTCCTCAAGCGAGGATTCGGGCACCACCGACGAGGAAGACGATGAGGAGGTGGACCAGGAGGCGGGAGAGGAGTCCACCTCGGGAGCTGAGGACTCCAGGGCTGG ATATTCCCATGGCTTCCGCAGGAGGCTGAGCAACGGGGAGACGGAGTCGGCTAAGACCATGCTGATGGAAGACTCTGAGAGCGACCAAGGCATGACGCCCTCCAAGGATGGCACGCTGGTCATCAGACAG AGCACCGTTGACATAAAGCAGTTGGTCaatctctcctctccctcggCTGGCCTTGTTCACGTCCACGGCCAGCCCCAAACCCCCAGCCACGGCCTCGCCGAGAAAAACGGCTTTGCCGGCCGCATACACCACCTACCAGACCTTATCCAGCAGAGCCATCACTCGCCTTCCTCTTCCACAAccatcccttcctcctcctcctcctcctcctcttcctccttcccctcatCATCTAGCTATGCCAGCCCTGCCATGTCCCCACAGAACTCCCTGGACGAGCTCACTGCCATGGAG TCCCAGTCAGAAAGCAACTCCATGTCCAAACAcaagtcttcctcctccttcactcccttCATCGACCCTCGTCTTCTCCAGATCTCTCCATCCAGCGGCAGCTCCCTCAACAACATGG CAGCATTTGGGCCGGACGGACGGCTTGCAGACCCGCTGAAATCCGACCCGTCCCGTAAAGGCTCGGTGGTCAACGTCAACCCGGTCAACACGCGCCCGCCGAGCGACACGCCAGAGATTCGCAAGTACAAGAAGAGGTTCAACTCTGAGATCCTGTGTGCTGCGCTCTGGG GAGTCAACCTGCTGGTGGGAACAGAGAGTGGTCTGATGCTGCTGGACCGGAGCGGTCAGGGGAAGGTCTACCCTCTGATCAACCGGAGACGCGTCCAGCAGATGGACGTCCTGGAGGGACTCAACGTCCTGGTCACCATATCGG gcaAAAAGAACAAGCTGCGGGTGTACTATCTGTCGTGGCTGAGAAACAAGATTTTGCACAACGACCCTGAGGTGGAGAAGAAGCAGGGCTGGGTTAACGTGGGCGAACTGGAGGGTTGCGTTCACTACAAAGTCG TGAAATACGAGAGGATTAAGTTCTTGGTGCTGGCCTTGAAGAACGCTGTGGAGGTGTACGCCTGGGCCCCCAAACCCTACCACAAATTCATGGCCTTTAAG TCTTTTGGTGATCTGGTGCACAAGCCTCTGCTAGTTGACTTGACAGTGGAGGAAGGCCAGAGGTTAAAGGTCATCTATGGCTCCTGTTCAGGCTTCCATGCTGTGGATGTGGACTCCGGTGCCGTCTATGACATCTACCTGCCCACACAT ATCCAGACCAGCATTCAGTGCCACGCCATCATCATCTTGCCCAACACTGACGGCATCGAGCTGCTGGTGTGTTACGAGGACGAGGGCGTCTACGTCAACACCTACGGGCGCATCACCAAGGACGTGGTGCTGCAGTGGGGAGAAATGCCGACTTCAGTGG CCTACATTAGGTCAAACCAGATCATGGGCTGGGGTGAGAAGGCCATAGAGATCCGCTCAGTGGAGACGGGCCACCTGGACGGCGTCTTCATGCACAAGAGAGCCCAGAGACTTAAGTTCCTTTGCGAGAGGAATGACAAG GTCTTCTTCGCCTCCGTGCGCGCTGGAGGTGCCAGCCAGGTGTACTTCATGACCCTGGGACGCACTTCCCTCATGAGCTGGTAG
- the LOC117743271 gene encoding mitogen-activated protein kinase kinase kinase kinase 4-like isoform X5, whose protein sequence is MANDSPAKSLVDIDLASLRDPAGIFELVEVVGNGTYGQVYKGRHVKTGQLAAIKVMDVTEDEEEEIKLEINMLKKYSHHRNIATYYGAFIKKSPPGHDDQLWLVMEFCGAGSITDLVKNTKGNQLKEDWIGYISREILRGLAHLHAHHVIHRDIKGQNVLLTENAEVKLVDFGVSAQLDRTVGRRNTFIGTPYWMAPEVIACDENPDATYDYRSDLWSCGITAIEMAEGAPPLCDMHPMRALFLIPRNPPPRLKSKKWSKKFFSFIEGCLVKNYTQRPPTDQLLKHPFIRDQPNERQVRIQLKDHIDRTKKKRGEKDETEYEYSGSEEEEEDPPEQEGEPSSIVNVPGESTLRRDFIRLQQENKERSEALRRQQLLQEQQLREQEEYKRQLLAERQKRIEQQKEQRRRLEEQQRREREMRRQQEREQRRREQEEKRRVEEMDRRRKEEEERRRADDEKRRNDREQDYIRRQLEEEQRHLEMLQEQLLREQAMLLEFKWRELEEQRKAERLHKRLQQEQAYLLSLQHESKQSPGNKTKLPSDHSSPPQTSTLPPSRVLTASPQARVLERTVSSRALQTAPSDSPKSQAAVPEKTDSDETCPSQLSNSPDPPQTPTDSEPPQAQGLEPDRPAEPVSDPPQPIREADERYRKNIQGSPQIAPPSKQPPLPPRSSEPFSNGGSSSEASAMHRPMEPQVQWSHLAALKSSNSAAPSPPPPPLPPPPPPVVSRSQSFSEPGGVNSNFAQLHLRSQDPHHHHPSPARTDPQPPLHHPQAHNRASGEEAPPKVPVRTTSRSPVLSRRESPLPSQPGNQGGQRSAAGNVEQRPLWDRVEKLQPRPGSGSSSGSSNSSSQASPGDRFRPRSSSKSEGSPLQRPENVPKKPDEKNLARPTRPADLTALAKELRAVDDVRPPHKVTDYSSSSEDSGTTDEEDDEEVDQEAGEESTSGAEDSRAGYSHGFRRRLSNGETESAKTMLMEDSESDQGMTPSKDGTLVIRQSTVDIKQLVNLSSPSAGLVHVHGQPQTPSHGLAEKNGFAGRIHHLPDLIQQSHHSPSSSTTIPSSSSSSSSSSFPSSSSYASPAMSPQNSLDELTAMESQSESNSMSKHKSSSSFTPFIDPRLLQISPSSGSSLNNMAAFGPDGRLADPLKSDPSRKGSVVNVNPVNTRPPSDTPEIRKYKKRFNSEILCAALWGVNLLVGTESGLMLLDRSGQGKVYPLINRRRVQQMDVLEGLNVLVTISGKKNKLRVYYLSWLRNKILHNDPEVEKKQGWVNVGELEGCVHYKVVKYERIKFLVLALKNAVEVYAWAPKPYHKFMAFKSFGDLVHKPLLVDLTVEEGQRLKVIYGSCSGFHAVDVDSGAVYDIYLPTHIQTSIQCHAIIILPNTDGIELLVCYEDEGVYVNTYGRITKDVVLQWGEMPTSVAYIRSNQIMGWGEKAIEIRSVETGHLDGVFMHKRAQRLKFLCERNDKVFFASVRAGGASQVYFMTLGRTSLMSW, encoded by the exons GGACGACACGTCAAGACTGGACAGCTGGCTGCCATCAAAGTCATGGACGTCACAGAG gatgaagaggaggaaattaAACTGGAGATCAATATGCTGAAGAAGTATTCCCACCACAGAAACATAGCCACCTACTATGGTGCTTTCATTAAGAAGAGCCCCCCGGGACACGATGACCAGCTATGG TTGGTGATGGAGTTCTGTGGAGCTGGTTCGATCACAGACCTGGTGAAGAACACCAAGGGGAACCAGCTGAAAGAAGACTGGATCGGCTACATCTCCAGAGAGATCCTCAGG gGTCTGGCCCACCTTCATGCCCACCACGTTATCCACCGTGACATCAAGGGCCAGAACGTCCTGTTGACGGAGAATGCCGAAGTCAAACTAG TCGACTTTGGCGTGAGTGCTCAGCTCGACCGGACCGTGGGGAGGAGAAACACCTTCATCGGGACCCCTTACTGGATGGCCCCTGAGGTCATTGCTTGTGACGAGAACCCAGACGCTACATATGATTACAGA AGTGATCTCTGGTCTTGTGGAATCACAGCTATTGAAATGGCCGAAGGAGCACCAC CACTTTGTGACATGCACCCAATGCGTGCACTCTTCCTCATTCCAAGAAACCCTCCGCCCAGACTCAAGTCAAAAAAATG GTCCAAAAAGTTTTTCAGTTTCATCGAGGGCTGTCTGGTGAAGAACTACACACAGCGCCCCCCGACAGACCAGCTGCTTAAGCACCCCTTTATCCGGGACCAGCCCAACGAGAGGCAAGTCCGCATCCAGCTCAAAGACCACATCGACCGTAccaagaagaagaggggagagaaag ATGAGACGGAGTACGAGTACAGtggcagtgaggaggaggaagaggatccTCCAGAGCAGGAGGGAGAACCCAG CTCCATCGTCAATGTGCCAGGTGAGTCCACGCTGCGGCGCGACTTCATCCgcctgcagcaggagaacaaggagCGATCGGAGGCTCTCCGAcgccagcagctcctccaggagcagcagctccgggagcaggaggagtacaAGCGCCAACTACTGGCCGAGAGGCAGAAACGCATTgagcagcagaaggagcagaggaggcgGCTGGAGGAG CAACAGCGCCGCGAACGGGAGatgaggaggcagcaggagcGCGAGCAGCGTCGGCGCgagcaggaggaaaagaggcGCGTTGAAGAAATGGATCGTAGAcgcaaagaagaggaggaacgcCGGCGGGCTGACgacgagaagaggaggaacgaTCGCGAACAG GATTACATCAGAcgtcagctggaggaggagcagagacacctggagatgctgcaggagcagCTGCTCCGTGAACAggccatgctgctg GAGTTCAAGTGGCGGGAGCTCGAGGAGCAGCGCAAGGCCGAGCGACTCCATAAGCGCCTGCAGCAGGAGCAGGCCTACCTGCTATCGCTCCAGCATGAATCTAAACAGTCGCCTGGCAACAAGACCAAACTCCCCTCAGACCATAGCTCACCTCCACAGACCTCCACCCTGCCCCCCAGCAGAGTCCTCACCGCAAGCCCTCAAGCTCGGGTCCTTGAAAGGACCGTTTCCTCCAGAGCCCTTCAGACAGCCCCCTCAGACAGCCCTAAGTCCCAGGCGGCAGTGCCAGAGAAGACTGACTCTGATGAAACCTGTCCAAGCCAGCTCTCAAACTCACCCGACCCCCCTCAGACCCCCACTGACTCTGAACCTCCCCAGGCACAAGGTTTGGAGCCCGATAGGCCTGCAGAGCCTGTCAGCGATCCTCCTCAGCCTATCCGAGAG GCCGATGAGCGGTACCGTAAGAACATTCAGGGCTCCCCTCAGATTGCCCCTCCTTCCAAGCAGCCCCCTCTGCCTCCCCGCTCCTCTGAACCGTTCTCCAATGGCGGCTCCTCCTCCGAGGCCTCCGCCATGCACCGGCCCATGGAGCCTCAG GTCCAGTGGTCCCACCTGGCTGCTCTAAAAAGCAGCAACAGCGccgccccctctcctcctcctcctcctcttcctcctcctcctccgcccgtGGTCTCTCGCTCCCAGTCCTTCAGCGAGCCCGGCGGCGTGAACTCTAACTTTGCACAACTCCACCTGCGTTCCCAGGacccccaccatcaccacccATCGCCCGCACGCACTGATCCCCAACCTCCCCTCCACCACCCTCAGGCCCACAATAGGGCCAGCGGCGAGGAGGCACCTCCCAAG GTCCCAGTGAGGACAACATCCAGGTCTCCGGTACTGTCGCGCCGAGAGTCCCCTCTGCCATCACAGCCCGGCAACCAGGGTGGACAGAGGAGCGCTGCAGG TAATGTGGAGCAGCGGCCGCTGTGGGACCGAGTGGAGAAGCTGCAGCCTCGGCCAGGCAGCGGCAGCTCCTCCGGCTCCTCCAACTCCAGCTCCCAGGCCAGTCCCGGTGACCGCTTCCGACCACGCT CTTCCTCCAAATCTGAAGGATCGCCTCTCCAGCGGCCTGAAAATGTTCCCAAAAAACCAGATGAAAAGAACCTCGCCAGGCCAACTCGACCAGCT GATCTGACTGCTCTGGCCAAGGAGCTTCGTGCGGTAGACGACGTGAGGCCTCCCCACAAAGTCACCGACTATTCCTCCTCAAGCGAGGATTCGGGCACCACCGACGAGGAAGACGATGAGGAGGTGGACCAGGAGGCGGGAGAGGAGTCCACCTCGGGAGCTGAGGACTCCAGGGCTGG ATATTCCCATGGCTTCCGCAGGAGGCTGAGCAACGGGGAGACGGAGTCGGCTAAGACCATGCTGATGGAAGACTCTGAGAGCGACCAAGGCATGACGCCCTCCAAGGATGGCACGCTGGTCATCAGACAG AGCACCGTTGACATAAAGCAGTTGGTCaatctctcctctccctcggCTGGCCTTGTTCACGTCCACGGCCAGCCCCAAACCCCCAGCCACGGCCTCGCCGAGAAAAACGGCTTTGCCGGCCGCATACACCACCTACCAGACCTTATCCAGCAGAGCCATCACTCGCCTTCCTCTTCCACAAccatcccttcctcctcctcctcctcctcctcttcctccttcccctcatCATCTAGCTATGCCAGCCCTGCCATGTCCCCACAGAACTCCCTGGACGAGCTCACTGCCATGGAG TCCCAGTCAGAAAGCAACTCCATGTCCAAACAcaagtcttcctcctccttcactcccttCATCGACCCTCGTCTTCTCCAGATCTCTCCATCCAGCGGCAGCTCCCTCAACAACATGG CAGCATTTGGGCCGGACGGACGGCTTGCAGACCCGCTGAAATCCGACCCGTCCCGTAAAGGCTCGGTGGTCAACGTCAACCCGGTCAACACGCGCCCGCCGAGCGACACGCCAGAGATTCGCAAGTACAAGAAGAGGTTCAACTCTGAGATCCTGTGTGCTGCGCTCTGGG GAGTCAACCTGCTGGTGGGAACAGAGAGTGGTCTGATGCTGCTGGACCGGAGCGGTCAGGGGAAGGTCTACCCTCTGATCAACCGGAGACGCGTCCAGCAGATGGACGTCCTGGAGGGACTCAACGTCCTGGTCACCATATCGG gcaAAAAGAACAAGCTGCGGGTGTACTATCTGTCGTGGCTGAGAAACAAGATTTTGCACAACGACCCTGAGGTGGAGAAGAAGCAGGGCTGGGTTAACGTGGGCGAACTGGAGGGTTGCGTTCACTACAAAGTCG TGAAATACGAGAGGATTAAGTTCTTGGTGCTGGCCTTGAAGAACGCTGTGGAGGTGTACGCCTGGGCCCCCAAACCCTACCACAAATTCATGGCCTTTAAG TCTTTTGGTGATCTGGTGCACAAGCCTCTGCTAGTTGACTTGACAGTGGAGGAAGGCCAGAGGTTAAAGGTCATCTATGGCTCCTGTTCAGGCTTCCATGCTGTGGATGTGGACTCCGGTGCCGTCTATGACATCTACCTGCCCACACAT ATCCAGACCAGCATTCAGTGCCACGCCATCATCATCTTGCCCAACACTGACGGCATCGAGCTGCTGGTGTGTTACGAGGACGAGGGCGTCTACGTCAACACCTACGGGCGCATCACCAAGGACGTGGTGCTGCAGTGGGGAGAAATGCCGACTTCAGTGG CCTACATTAGGTCAAACCAGATCATGGGCTGGGGTGAGAAGGCCATAGAGATCCGCTCAGTGGAGACGGGCCACCTGGACGGCGTCTTCATGCACAAGAGAGCCCAGAGACTTAAGTTCCTTTGCGAGAGGAATGACAAG GTCTTCTTCGCCTCCGTGCGCGCTGGAGGTGCCAGCCAGGTGTACTTCATGACCCTGGGACGCACTTCCCTCATGAGCTGGTAG